The following proteins are encoded in a genomic region of Pungitius pungitius chromosome 19, fPunPun2.1, whole genome shotgun sequence:
- the LOC119198692 gene encoding regulator of G-protein signaling 20, protein MGSERVEMRKRQMQVHQEAAASVLQARHRMGDTPTNASNACCFCWCCCCSCSCLTVRSEDETIQRSTLEPRTDGTTNCEESPRPTLEDARSWTMSFERVMKSAAGRGCFRQFLRTEFSEENMMFWMACEELKKETNKTVVEEKVRQIYEDFISILSPKEVSLDSRVREVINRNMLEPTSHTFEDAQQQIYTLMQRDSYPRFINSSAYAELMESLEEPAPPRPAV, encoded by the exons ATGGGATCCGAGCGGGTGGAGATGCGCAAGAGACAGATGCAGGTTCATCAGGAAGCAGCTGCCAGTGTCCTCCAAGCGCGCCACAGAATGGGAGACACCCCCACCAACGCCTCCAAcgcctgctgcttctgctggtgctgctgctgtagctgctCCTG TTTGACTGTGAGGAGCGAGGACGAGACGATACAGAGGTCCACTCTCGAGCCCAGAACGGACGGAACCACCAATTGCGAAGAAAG CCCGAGGCCCACCCTGGAGGACGCGCGCTCCTGGACCATGTCGTTCGAGAGGGTGATGAAGAGCGCAGCGGGCCGCGGCTGCTTCAGGCAGTTCCTGCGGACCGAGTTCAGCGAGGAGAACATGATGTTCTGGATGGCCTGCGAGGAGCTCAAAAAGGAGACCAACAAGACCGTGGTGGAGGAGAAAGTCCGTCAAATATACGAGGACTTCATCTCAATCCTTTCCCCCAAAGAG gtcAGTCTGGACTCGCGCGTGCGCGAGGTGATAAACCGGAACATGCTGGAGCCGACCTCGCACACCTTCGAGGACGCGCAGCAGCAGATCTACACGCTGATGCAGCGGGACTCGTACCCGCGCTTCATCAACTCCTCCGCGTACGCGGAGCTGATGGAGAGCCTGGAGGAGCCCGCCCCCCCGAGGCCTgctgtgtag